One window of the Triticum dicoccoides isolate Atlit2015 ecotype Zavitan chromosome 3B, WEW_v2.0, whole genome shotgun sequence genome contains the following:
- the LOC119278870 gene encoding glutamate decarboxylase-like: MVISHSSSGVGESAYNTFSSRYARVELPRYRMPENSIPKEAAYQMITDELMLDGNPRLDLASFVTTWMEPECDKLIMDSINKNYVDMDEYPVTTELQNRCVNMIAHLFNAPINEDEKAIGVSTVGSSEAIMLAGLAFKRKWANQRKELGKPYDKPNIVTGANVQVCWEKFARYFEVELKEVKLTEGYYVMDPLKAVEMVDENTICVAAILGSTLTGEYEDVKLLNSLLVEKNNETGWNVPIHVDAASGGFIAPFLHPELEWDFRLPLVKSINVSGHKYGLVYPGVGWVVWRSKDDLPEELIFHINYLGTDQPTFTLNFSKGASQIIAQYYQMIRLGFEGYKHIMENCQANAAVLREGMEATGRLSIVSKEDGVPLVAASLKDNTKFSVFDVSENLRKFGWIVPAYTMAPDAEHVAVLRVVIREDFSRSLAQRLLTDINKVLHELDAHAAHAIKVTAPTATQNGNGVNGDDTVTQKSVLDTEKKFVAACMSLVKKDKKTGVC, from the exons ATGGTGATCTCGCACTCGAGCTCCGGTGTCGGCGAGTCCGCGTACAACACCTTCTCGTCGCGCTACGCCCGCGTGGAGCTCCCGAG GTACCGGATGCCGGAGAACTCGATCCCCAAGGAGGCGGCGTACCAGATGATCACCGACGAGCTGATGCTGGACGGCAACCCGCGGCTGGACCTGGCGTCCTTCGTCACCACGTGGATGGAGCCCGAGTGCGACAAGCTCATCATGGACTCCATCAATAAGAACTACGTCGACATGGACGAGTACCCCGTCACCACCGAGCTCCAG AACCGTTGTGTAAATATGATAGCTCACTTGTTCAATGCACCAATAAACGAGGATGAGAAAGCTATTGGAGTTTCAACAGTGGGATCCTCCGAAGCAATAATGCTTGCAGGCCTAGCATTCAAGAGGAAGTGGGCAAATCAAAGGAAGGAGCTGGGGAAGCCATATGACAAACCTAACATTGTTACCGGTGCAAATGTTCAG GTTTGCTGGGAAAAGTTTGCTAGATATTTCGAAGTAGAATTGAAGGAAGTCAAGTTAACTGAAGGATACTATGTTATGGATCCGTTGAAGGCTGTTGAGATGGTGGATGAGAACACTATATGTgttgcagccatcttggggtctacTCTCACTGGGGAGTATGAAGATGTTAAACTATTGAATAGCCTTCTTGTGGAAAAGAACAATGAAACAGG GTGGAATGTGCCGATCCATGTTGATGCTGCTAGTGGAGGATTTATCGCTCCTTTTCTTCATCCTGAGCTTGAGTGGGACTTCAGGCTACCATTGGTGAAGAGCATCAATGTTAGTGGGCACAAGTATGGCCTTGTCTACCCTGGAGTTGGCTGGGTCGTTTGGCGGAGCAAAGACGATTTGCCTGAAGAACTAATTTTCCATATAAACTATCTAGGAACAGATCAGCCCACATTTACACTGAACTTCTCCAAAG GTGCAAGCCAGATAATTGCACAATACTACCAAATGATACGCCTTGGCTTCGAG GGATACAAGCACATCATGGAGAATTGCCAGGCAAATGCAGCCGTGCTGAGGGAGGGCATGGAGGCCACTGGCCGATTAAGCATCGTGTCCAAGGAGGACGGCGTGCCATTAGTCGCCGCCTCGCTCAAGGACAACACTAAATTCAGCGTGTTCGACGTCTCCGAGAACCTGCGGAAATTCGGCTGGATCGTGCCAGCCTACACGATGGCTCCTGACGCGGAGCATGTCGCCGTCCTCCGTGTGGTCATCAGGGAGGACTTCAGCAGGAGCCTCGCCCAGCGGCTCCTCACGGACATCAACAAGGTCCTGCACGAGCTGGACGCCCATGCAGCCCATGCCATTAAGGTCACTGCTCCTACCGCAACACAAAACGGCAATGGCGTGAACGGCGACGACACCGTGACACAGAAGAGCGTCCTGGACACCGAGAAGAAGTTCGTTGCGGCCTGCATGTCCCTGGTAAAGAAAGATAAAAAGACTGGAGTCTGCTGA
- the LOC119282634 gene encoding uncharacterized protein LOC119282634, protein MKPTWPDLLPELVREISGRLHDVADFVRFHAICKPWRDSHHPTTTRTTDQFLPWLLAPSKKGDDSLNFRCVFSNTSYRAPPPPPISGTDGQMNWVASADGTTICYFTPSPDGPTLHNPLGGGPLTNMPLFPEDVNGELGENPNGILYNDGTVLLYRKHDSSDDDTAEFKAALLCPGNDEWTFVKRTLESPYYGEFCVAYHAGKILVTVKDDLWLVVTAPSAAANNDQVLLPKLSWMPCEHDGRYYEYSYVLESHGELLWVSVHIKMDYLKESSTSVCDLVQALSMSVHTLEEVTKGPEKLRWVRKVGRSLADRVLFLGWPNSFAVDASRLGVSGGFTYFLFYDNHRLRKRHGVFRYNLIDNTTELIEWLPQGWDNEMCAWLVPQPTIAPINRALATTPRINSMIHIERCYGLLSQVFVRNLPLHANDSQLQQLFSKYGRVSSAKVTYYKKTKTLRGLITIATMHVCQDDALAALDGLVLDGCRLEVISVKGR, encoded by the coding sequence ATGAAACCGACATGGCCGGATCTGCTGCCGGAATTGGTCCGCGAGATCTCAGGCCGCCTGCACGACGTCGCCGACTTCGTCCGCTTCCATGCCATATGCAAGCCATGGCGCGACTCTCACCATCCTACGACAACGAGGACGACGGATCAGTTCCTGCCCTGGCTCCTGGCGCCCAGCAAGAAGGGCGACGACTCCCTCAACTTCAGATGCGTCTTCTCCAACACGAGCTACCGCGCTCCGCCGCCACCACCTATATCCGGCACCGACGGCCAGATGAACTGGGTCGCCAGCGCTGACGGCACCACCATCTGCTACTTCACCCCTTCCCCCGACGGCCCCACCCTTCACAACCCTCTCGGCGGAGGACCCCTCACCAACATGCCTCTCTTCCCAGAGGACGTCAATGGAGAGTTAGGGGAGAATCCTAATGGCATCCTCTACAACGATGGCACCGTGCTGCTGTACAGGAAGCACGACAGCAGCGACGATGACACCGCCGAGTTCAAGGCGGCGCTCCTGTGTCCTGGGAACGATGAGTGGACGTTTGTCAAAAGGACCCTTGAATCCCCCTACTACGGCGAGTTCTGCGTCGCGTATCATGCCGGAAAGATCCTTGTGACCGTGAAGGACGACCTCTGGCTCGTCGTGACAGCACCATCCGCTGCTGCAAACAACGACCAAGTGCTGCTCCCCAAATTGTCATGGATGCCATGCGAGCATGATGGTCGCTACTATGAGTACAGCTATGTGCTCGAGTCCCATGGCGAGCTTTTGTGGGTGTCGGTGCATATCAAGATGGATTACCTGAAGGAGAGTAGCACGAGCGTCTGCGACCTGGTCCAGGCACTCTCGATGTCCGTACACACACTTGAGGAGGTCACAAAGGGACCCGAGAAGTTGCGTTGGGTAAGGAAGGTTGGCCGGAGCCTGGCTGACCGTGTCCTATTTCTGGGGTGGCCCAATAGTTTTGCCGTGGACGCCTCGAGGCTAGGTGTGAGTGGTGGATTCACCTACTTCTTGTTCTACGACAACCACCGGCTGCGTAAGCGGCATGGCGTTTTCAGGTACAACCTCATCGACAACACGACCGAGCTCATCGAGTGGTTGCCCCAAGGATGGGACAACGAGATGTGCGCGTGGCTCGTCCCCCAGCCCACCATTGCTCCAATCAACCGAGCTCTAGCAACAACTCCAAGGATCAATAGCATGATTCACATCGAAAGATGCTATGGCCTTCTTTCTCAGGTGTTTGTGCGCAACCTACCTCTTCACGCGAATGACTCTCAGCTGCAACAGTTGTTCAGTAAGTACGGCAGAGTGTCCAGCGCCAAGGTGACCTACTACAAGAAGACCAAGACCTTACGGGGCCTCATCACAATTGCAACGATGCACGTTTGTCAGGATGACGCGCTCGCTGCTCTGGACGGGTTGGTTTTAGATGGTTGCAGGCTCGAGGTTATCTCGGTCAAAGGCAGGTAA